The Blastocatellia bacterium genomic interval AGGCAAACAAGAAAAACTACAAAAAATTGTCTCTACCAAAGAATATAGCTATATGATGCCAAATATTTTATTTGGTAATGAAGATTGGTTAAATCAGCATCGTGATTATGTAAAAACCTTATTGCGCTGTATTGCTAGGTCTAATGAAAAAATTAAAACCGATGATAATTATCTAAAAAATAGAATTGCTCCTCTTAATGCTTTAACTTTTAATGTTGAAGGCGCAGGGCCTACATTTTGGTATGATTATTTTAAGGGTAAAACCGAAGATGACGTATTTTTAGGCGGTTCACGGGTTAATAATTTGGCAGAAGTTAAACATTTATTTGGACTTGCTAATAATTTGCCAATAGAGCAAAGCATTTTTGGTATTACTTATACAGATCATGCAAAACGGCTGCAAAAGATTCTACCTAATAGACTTGAAAGCTATGCTGCTGTTAAAGATGTTGTAGATTTAAGTTTTATTAAAGATATTTCTGATGAACAAAGCGCGACACCTGTTTATCAAGCTAAGTTTGAAGGTGGGCAAAATACAGGAACTGTTGTTAGAGCAAATTACCAGATTACTTTTCCTTCAGGTTCTGCTACTGTAACTTCATCAGAAACCAAGGTGCTAGAGGAAATACGTAGTCTATTAATTCGTGCAAGTGATACAAAAGTAATACTTTATGGTCATACCGATAATTTAGGCGATGATGCTACTAATATGAGGCTTTCTAAAGAGCGTGCGCAGTCGGTTTGGCAATGGTTAAAGAAATCTGACCCTAGTGGTGTAAATATAAATGATAATCGATTGCAAACAATTGACGGTTTTGGGCCAACTAAACCTTTACCAAGCAATCAAAACCGGGATGAAAAAGAACGTGCTGCTAATCGTCGTGTGGAAATTGTCTTAAAGTAATTTAGTTGGCAACAAATATTTATTCTTAAATAGGCCAACAGAAGAAAAATCTGTGGCCTATTTTGTTTAAGAGAAGGTTGATTTATGGAAGATATTGCAAATGTTCAAATAAAAGAATCCAATGACAAGGCTAGTCCAATTAAAGAAGCTTTTCGTGTCTATGGTCAAGTTAGTAAGCTAGTACGCTCTAATTTAATTCTAATTTGGGGACTATTTTTTCTTGGACTTTGGCTTTTAAGCGTCGCGCTACGTAATAACATGACTGCAACCATAAGTTCTGCTGATCTTTTAGATAATTGGCTTTATAACCTAGTCCGTCCTTTTCCTTCCCCTAATGAAGTAGGTGCTGCACTTTATAAAATGTGGTCAAGGCAGCAACTTCTAAGCCATGTTTGGGCAACTATAAAGCTAAATGTTGTTGGTTTAACCTACTCTACTATAATTTCCCTAATTATTTCTTACTCAAGCGTTATTCCAGTATTTCAGCCATTTAATAAAGTTGTTAAGTTATTACGTTATATACCATTTATAGGCTTTACTTTGATTTTCTTTTCTCTTTTTACTATTGGTTGGCCTACAAAAGTTGCAATGTTAACTACAGGTATGACATTTTTTCTAGTTACAAGTATGACGGATGCTGTAAATGCAATTCCTAGAATGAAATATGAGTTAGCTAAAGTTTTAGGCTACAACGATTGGCAAATTTTTTATAATGTTGTGGTGCGTCCAACTTTACCGCAAATGATTGATATGGTTGCTCAAAATGCTGCTATAGGCTGGATTATGATTACTTCTATAGAAACCTATAGCCGTAATGAAAAAGGCATTGGAACACAACTTTATGCTTATTATTCAACAAATAACTTACCTGAAGTTTATGGATTATTGATTATCATTGCTGTTATTGCTTTAGCTGAAGATGGAGTTTTTTCTTTACTTAAACGCTATTTATTCCCATATAGCGTAATTGCTGAACGAGGATAAAAAATAAATGGTAGAACGCGAAAAGGTTATCACCGGGCCACTAGATAAAATAGGGATTTTAGAGCCGCTACTTGTTTTAGATAATGTTTCTCAAGAATTTACCTTAAATACAGGTGCAAAATTTCCTGTTCTAAAAAACCTTTCTATGTCAATAAAAAACATTGAAAGTAAGCCTCAAATTGTTAGCATTTTAGGCCCTTCTGGAATTGGTAAAACTACAATACTTCGCATTGTTGCAGGCTTAGATCGTCCAACTAGCGGACGGGTTTTAATTACAGAAGATAAACCCAATATTATGAGAGATATAAGAATTGGGGATGTAGGCGTGGTCTTCCAAAAATATCCCCTTTTTGATGACCTGTGTGTTTTAGAAAATTTAATTCAGCCAGCAATTAGAGTTGCAAAACTAGATGCAAAAACGGCTCGTGAACGTGCTATGCAATATTTAGACCAATTTGGACTTTTTGATCAAAGCTTGTCCTGGCCCGTTCAGCTTTCAGGCGGACAACGCCAAAGAGTTGCAATTCTTCAACAACTTATTACAAATAAATACTTTATTATTTTAGATGAACCTTTTTCTGGCCTAGATCCAGTTAGCATTAGCAGTGCTATAAAACTAATTACAGATATTGCTAATCAACATACCTTAAATACTTTTATTATAATTACTCATGACATAACTTCAGCCTTAATTATTTCTGACACAGTTTATTTACTAGGTCGTGATAGAAATGAAAAAGGAGAAATAATTCCAGGCGCGAAGATTATTAAAACCTATGATTTAATTCAAGAAGGAATTGCTTACCAACGAAATATAGAAGATTTACCAAGATTTACAGAAATTCGTAAAGAAATTAAGCTAGATATTTTTCCTAAATTATAAAAACTAGTATTAGTGTGACAGTTAAAAAAGCGTCTGGTGTTAAGTGCTAAAAATTAACATATTTAGGCTATAAATCAGGTGACAGTTAATTTTGGATTAAATTAAAAATTCGCCTTTTGCCATAAGAATTACATCGCCACCAACTTTTATGGCAGAAATAGCACCATCATTAACTTCAAAAGTAGTAGTAAGTTTGCTAGGACGGCCAATTTGATAGCCTTGCTCGGCAGCAACTCGATATTTAGAGCCACGTTTTAGCATGTTGTTCTTAAAAAGATAAGCTGTCAGTGGGCCTTGAGCCGAACCTGTTGCAGGGTCTTCGTTTACTCCTAAACCAGGAAAGAAGGCTCGAACTTGAACTTGTGAACCTGCTTCGACGGTTTCGGTAGAAAAGCAAATTAGTCCTTCTACGTGTAATTTTGCTAGTAAAGATTCTAGCAATGCACCATTAGGACGAGCGCGTTCTAAGGCACGCATTGATTTTAGGGGACGATAAAAAATGAGACTGCATTAGCAAGGATTTCTGGTGGATAAGGGGCTATATCATCGCTAGTTAAACAAAGACTAGCAGCAATGGTTGAAAGGTCTGAAACTGTGCCTCGTGATTGTGGAACAGGTTGTTCCATTACTGCACGACCGCGGTTTGAGTCTTTTAAGTCTATTGTAACTCGTACTAGACCAGCTTTTAACTCTAAGACTAGGCTTTGATCTTTGTCTAATTTAGCTGCACCGGTTGCAGCCAAAAGAAAAGCTGTTCCTAATGTAGGATGACCAGCAAAAGGAAGCTCTGCATTAGGTGTAAAAATTCTTACAGATGCAGCAACTTCAGGAGATTTAGCCGGAAGTACAAAGGTAGTTTCGGAATAATTCATCTCTCTAGCTAGTTGGGAAAATCGGTTTCGAGGAATATCAGCGGCATCAGGAAAAACAGCTAATTGATTGCCAGCAAAGATTTTAGGTGCAAACACGTCTAGTATATAAAAATTCATTGGCATATTTAATTTTCCTTGTGAGATTTAGAGATGAGCTTGTATTCTACCTGCTTTTTATGGAAATATAAACTACTCAAAAAAAGAAACTTTAACATTTATGTTATGCAATCATAACATAAGCATTTTCCTAGTATTTATAAATTTTTACTTGGCAATCTTTTATGGCAAAAACTATTACAATAAATCTACTGTTTTTTGGTGCTTGTCGGGAAATATTTAACACAAGCGAAATGTCAATAAATATATCAATAAATAGCACAATTAATGATGTTTTTATTGATCTAAAAAGTAAATATCCTGAAATAGCAAAATTTGGCGAAAGGCTTCTTTTTGCAGTAAATGAAGATTATGCTGACAAAAAACAAGTGCTAGTTAATGGTGATAAATTAGCAATTTTTCCTCCGGTTTCAGGTGGTGCAGAAGATGATGAAAACACAGATATTTGTGAGCTAACACAAGAAGAAATAGACTCTCGACAGCTAGCTTTAAGAATAATTAAACCAGCAGATGGAGCAATTGTTACTTTTGATGGAGTTACTAGAGATAATAATAAAGGTCGCCAAGTTTTATTTTTGG includes:
- a CDS encoding OmpA family protein; the encoded protein is MRVGRFELGPGAIILIFLVMAGLVYVGLDKLGVMDKVKDTVNPPGDKVGDSKIPEKRANLGDYKDIPGSEVKAPEKTTDNPEVVIGIWTWQTVSGLIDAVGGPGKSGDHKDSCLCQAGITNTQLVVQNDTAEQVKALAAGQMQLVTTTGDQSAVDIAGANKLLRGNKAKVIWSGGYSFGEDCLMGPESWKKDPQLARGSVIVTAVPYCDWNVTVNWASDNQIPVNPNEEVYDPQAINFVNAVDHIEAAQKFVKNSKVSLTNLATNKKEDFSIDAVATWTPGDVTAAKERSKVTYKGKQEKLQKIVSTKEYSYMMPNILFGNEDWLNQHRDYVKTLLRCIARSNEKIKTDDNYLKNRIAPLNALTFNVEGAGPTFWYDYFKGKTEDDVFLGGSRVNNLAEVKHLFGLANNLPIEQSIFGITYTDHAKRLQKILPNRLESYAAVKDVVDLSFIKDISDEQSATPVYQAKFEGGQNTGTVVRANYQITFPSGSATVTSSETKVLEEIRSLLIRASDTKVILYGHTDNLGDDATNMRLSKERAQSVWQWLKKSDPSGVNINDNRLQTIDGFGPTKPLPSNQNRDEKERAANRRVEIVLK
- a CDS encoding ABC transporter permease subunit, encoding MEDIANVQIKESNDKASPIKEAFRVYGQVSKLVRSNLILIWGLFFLGLWLLSVALRNNMTATISSADLLDNWLYNLVRPFPSPNEVGAALYKMWSRQQLLSHVWATIKLNVVGLTYSTIISLIISYSSVIPVFQPFNKVVKLLRYIPFIGFTLIFFSLFTIGWPTKVAMLTTGMTFFLVTSMTDAVNAIPRMKYELAKVLGYNDWQIFYNVVVRPTLPQMIDMVAQNAAIGWIMITSIETYSRNEKGIGTQLYAYYSTNNLPEVYGLLIIIAVIALAEDGVFSLLKRYLFPYSVIAERG
- a CDS encoding amino acid ABC transporter ATP-binding protein, yielding MVEREKVITGPLDKIGILEPLLVLDNVSQEFTLNTGAKFPVLKNLSMSIKNIESKPQIVSILGPSGIGKTTILRIVAGLDRPTSGRVLITEDKPNIMRDIRIGDVGVVFQKYPLFDDLCVLENLIQPAIRVAKLDAKTARERAMQYLDQFGLFDQSLSWPVQLSGGQRQRVAILQQLITNKYFIILDEPFSGLDPVSISSAIKLITDIANQHTLNTFIIITHDITSALIISDTVYLLGRDRNEKGEIIPGAKIIKTYDLIQEGIAYQRNIEDLPRFTEIRKEIKLDIFPKL
- a CDS encoding PhzF family phenazine biosynthesis protein; this translates as MRALERARPNGALLESLLAKLHVEGLICFSTETVEAGSQVQVRAFFPGLGVNEDPATGSAQGPLTAYLFKNNMLKRGSKYRVAAEQGYQIGRPSKLTTTFEVNDGAISAIKVGGDVILMAKGEFLI
- a CDS encoding PhzF family phenazine biosynthesis protein codes for the protein MPMNFYILDVFAPKIFAGNQLAVFPDAADIPRNRFSQLAREMNYSETTFVLPAKSPEVAASVRIFTPNAELPFAGHPTLGTAFLLAATGAAKLDKDQSLVLELKAGLVRVTIDLKDSNRGRAVMEQPVPQSRGTVSDLSTIAASLCLTSDDIAPYPPEILANAVSFFIVP
- a CDS encoding molybdenum cofactor biosynthesis protein MoaE; the protein is MAKTITINLLFFGACREIFNTSEMSINISINSTINDVFIDLKSKYPEIAKFGERLLFAVNEDYADKKQVLVNGDKLAIFPPVSGGAEDDENTDICELTQEEIDSRQLALRIIKPADGAIVTFDGVTRDNNKGRQVLFLEYEAYQPMAIKKMQEIAKEAHNRWPIDKIVLVHRLGRVSISQTSVAIVVTSAHRKPAFEACHFLIDRLKQIVPIWKREFFTDGAVWVDPELQ